The proteins below are encoded in one region of Ostrea edulis chromosome 3, xbOstEdul1.1, whole genome shotgun sequence:
- the LOC125673144 gene encoding putative ankyrin repeat protein RF_0381, with amino-acid sequence MSENLCIAAQNGHLRAVETLLANGSDPNALGSDGLFPLYCASQHNQSSIIQILLKHKAEVNLRTKSGFTSLQTAAEKGCEDAVKILLEHGADVNLASTSGSISPLYFACMRGKNEVVKILLRHKAKVDACTYDGCTPLHTAAEHGYEDILNILLENGADVNLRSKSGQNTLHYASGTADTKMIELLLSKGLSVNAASENGCTPLYLAARNGNDDVVLHLIKTGADINAPTVDGCTPLQAASEKGCTKTVEILLENHANINKRQNTGRTALYFACKEGHVDVIKLLQQRGAMN; translated from the coding sequence ATGTCGGAAAACCTCTGCATAGCAGCACAGAATGGTCATTTACGGGCTGTAGAAACCTTGCTTGCCAATGGAAGCGATCCTAATGCACTAGGATCGGATGGTCTGTTTCCACTTTATTGCGCATCTCAACATAACCAATCCTCCATTATCCAAATTCTTCTCAAACACAAAGCAGAAGTGAATTTACGAACAAAATCTGGATTTACATCGCTACAGACTGCAGCTGAAAAGGGTTGCGAAGACGCAGTTAAGATTTTATTAGAACATGGCGCAGATGTCAATCTGGCATCTACATCTGGCAGCATTTCACCATTATATTTTGCTTGCATGAGAGGGAAAAATGAAGTTGTCAAAATTCTTCTGAGACATAAAGCAAAAGTTGATGCCTGCACTTATGATGGGTGTACGCCGCTTCATACCGCAGCTGAACATGGATATGAAGATATACTCAATATTTTACTAGAGAATGGAGCGGACGTCAACCTACGCTCAAAGTCTGGACAAAATACATTGCATTATGCGTCGGGGACAGCTGACACTAAGATGATAGAACTATTGTTGTCCAAGGGATTGTCGGTCAATGCTGCTTCAGAAAATGGATGTACGCCTCTCTACTTGGCAGCACGAAATGGAAATGATGATGTTGTCTTACATCTGATCAAAACCGGAGCAGATATCAATGCACCTACAGTTGATGGGTGTACGCCACTTCAAGCGGCTTCCGAGAAAGGGTGTACGAAAACAGTTGAAATTCTCTTGGAAAATCATGCCAATATTAACAAACGTCAAAATACTGGGCGAACGGCTctatattttgcatgtaaagAAGGACATGTCGATGTGATTAAACTTCTGCAGCAACGTGGTGCGATGaattga